Genomic segment of Caproiciproducens sp. NJN-50:
CGCCCCGGCACGTGGAAAATGTGCCGGGGCGCCTATTATTTTGTTTTCAGCCGAGCTCCGGGTCGTAGTGCGCCCGCTCTCCGCCGATATATTTCGGCCTGGTCCTCGCGCAGACCAGATTCGCCTCTCCGATCTTTTTCACATTCAGCCGCACCGGCACCGCGACCGGGCGCAGGTGCATCCCGATCAGCGTGTCGCCGATGTCCATCCCGGCGTTCGCCTGAACGGACTCCACCGCCGCCGGATGCTGGAAGGCACGGTAGGCCGCCGTGGCGAATGAACCGCCCGCCTTGGGCTGGGGCACCGCGTTGACGATGGGCAGACCGTATTTTTCAGCCGCTTCCTTCTCCAGGACGATCGCGCGGTTCAGATGCTCGCAGCACTGGGCCGCGAGATAGATCCCTCTGTCCTTCAAAATGGGATAAATCGCGCCGAACACCGCGTTCGCCGTCTCCTCGCTGGAACCGGAGCCGATCTTCTTCCCGCAGATCTCACTGGAGGAGCATCCGACCACCAGAATGTCGCCCGGCCTCAGCGTAACGGCATCCAGAAATTCCGTCACGGCCCCGCGGGCCTGTTCTTCAATTTCGTTCCGCATTGCAAAAACCTCCGTTCGCAATCGAAATCACTGTTACAATACTATCATACCCCAAGGCCGCGCGAAATGCGCTCCCGGGGGAAAATAAAACGGTTATCAGTGCCTGGGCTTCGCCCGCACCCGGATGGTCGCCTGAATCATCGCCGTAACGACCTGTGCGTTGGTCTGGGCGTCGATATCCGGCGGGACCTGGCCGCTGGAAAGCACCATGTACTTCGGCGGCAGCTTGTTGAGCGCCATTGCCACAATATCCTTTTTGCACCGGTCGCAGCGGCAGCACTGGAACCTCGACAGAACCGAATCCAGCTTGCTCAGAACGATCCCTTCCAT
This window contains:
- a CDS encoding TIGR01440 family protein, with product MRNEIEEQARGAVTEFLDAVTLRPGDILVVGCSSSEICGKKIGSGSSEETANAVFGAIYPILKDRGIYLAAQCCEHLNRAIVLEKEAAEKYGLPIVNAVPQPKAGGSFATAAYRAFQHPAAVESVQANAGMDIGDTLIGMHLRPVAVPVRLNVKKIGEANLVCARTRPKYIGGERAHYDPELG